In the Camelus ferus isolate YT-003-E chromosome 34, BCGSAC_Cfer_1.0, whole genome shotgun sequence genome, one interval contains:
- the KCNA1 gene encoding LOW QUALITY PROTEIN: potassium voltage-gated channel subfamily A member 1 (The sequence of the model RefSeq protein was modified relative to this genomic sequence to represent the inferred CDS: deleted 1 base in 1 codon) → MTVMPGDNVDEASAAPGHPQDGSYPRPAEHDDHECCERVVINISGLRFETQLKTLAQFPNTLLGNPKKRMRYFDPLRNEYFFDRNRPSFDAILYYYQSGGRLRRPVNVPLDMFSEEIKFYELGEEAMDKFREDEGFIKEEERPLPEKEYQRQVWLLFEYPESSGPARVIAIVSVMVILISIVIFCLETLPELKDDKDFMGTVHRIDNTTLVYSANIFTDPFFIVETLCIIWFSFELLVRFFACPSKTDFFKNIMNFIDIVAIIPYFITLGTEIAQQEGNQKGEQATSLAILRVIRLVRVFRIFKLSRHSKGLQILGQTLKASMRELGLLIFFLFIGVILFSSAVYFAEAEEAESHFSSIPDAFWWAVVSMTTVGYGDMYPVTIGGKIVGSLCAIAGVLTIALPVPVIVSNFNYFYHRETEGEEQAQLLHVSAPNLASDSDLSRRSSSTISKSEYMEIEEDMNNSIAHFRQASIRTGNCTLANQNCVNKSKLLTDV, encoded by the exons ATGACGGTGATGCCGGGAGACAACGTGGACGAGGCTTCGGCCGCCCCGGGCCACCCCCAGGACGGCAGCTACCCGCGGCCGGCCGAGCACGACGACCACGAGTGCTGCGAACGCGTGGTCATCAACATCTCGGGGCTGCGCTTCGAGACGCAGCTCAAGACGCTGGCGCAGTTCCCCAACACCCTGCTGGGCAACCCTAAGAAACGCATGCGCTACTTCGACCCGCTGAGGAACGAGTACTTCTTCGACCGCAACCGGCCCAGCTTCGACGCCATCCTCTACTACTACCAGTCGGGGGGCCGGCTGCGGAGGCCGGTCAACGTGCCGCTGGACATGTTCTCCGAGGAGATCAAGTTTTACGAGCTCGGCGAGGAGGCCATGGACAAGTTCCGGGAGGACGAGGGCTTCATCAAGGAAGAGGAGCGCCCCCTGCCCGAGAAGGAATACCAGCGCCAGGTGTGGCTGCTCTTCGAGTACCCGGAGAGCTCGGGGCCGGCTCGGGTCATCGCCATCGTCTCCGTCATGGTCATCCTCATCTCCATCGTCATCTTTTGCCTGGAGACGCTGCCCGAGCTGAAGGATGACAAGGACTTCATGGGCACCGTCCACCGCATCGACAACACCACGCTTGTCTACAGTGCCAACATCTTCACAGACCCCTTCTTCATCGTGGAGACCCTCTGCATCATCTGGTTCTCCTTCGAGCTGCTGGTGCGCTTCTTCGCCTGCCCCAGCAAGACAGACTTCTTTAAGAACATCATGAACTTCATCGACATCGTGGCCATCATCCCCTACTTCATCACCCTGGGCACTGAGATAGCCCAGCAGGAGGGGAACCAGAAGGGCGAGCAGGCCACCTCGCTGGCCATCCTCAGGGTTATCCGGCTGGTAAGGGTTTTTAGAATCTTCAAACTCTCCCGCCACTCAAAGGGCCTCCAGATCCTGGGTCAGACCCTCAAAGCTAGCATGAGGGAGCTAGGGCTGcttatctttttcctcttcatcGGGGTCATACTGTTCTCCAGTGCAGTTTACTTTGCCGAGGCGGAAGAAGCTGAGTCGCACTTTTCCAGTATCCCCGACGCTTTCTGGTGGGCGGTGGTGTCCATGACCACCGTGGGATACGGTGACATGTACCCTGTGACAATTGGAGGCAAGATCGTGGGCTCCTTGTGTGCCATCGCTGGTGTGCTGACAATTGCCCTGCCCGTACCTGTCATTGTGTCCAATTTCAACTATTTCTACCACCGGGAGACGGAGGGGGAGGAGCAAGCC CAGCTGCTCCACGTCAGTGCGCCTAATTTAGCCTCTGACAGTGACCTCAGTCGGCGCAGCTCCTCCACTATCAGCAAGTCTGAGTACATGGAGATTGAAGAGGACATGAACAATAGCATAGCCCATTTTAGACAGGCCAGCATCCGAACTGGCAACTGCACCCTAGCTAACCAAAACTGCGTTAACAAGAGCAAGCTACTGACTGATGTTTAA